TGTGATGCTGATGAAACTGCGTACCGTTATCTATTCGGGCAAGGTGGAAATTGATAATGTTCCGATTTACTCCTGCCAGTCTTGCAACCGAAGCGAAGTGTTTCCGGAAGTGAAACCGGATTTGACCGGATTGATCGGCAAACTCGGGAACCGTCCGGAAAAACAGACGTATTTGTTTAACGAATGGAATGAATGGGCAGATTTGTTGGTAGAGGCATACCACGACCGCAAACTATCGGATCCCGATGCCTTGAAAAGGCGCACGGAGGAGCGTATCGACATGCTTCTCGCTTTATACGCTATCGCGCAATCCGCCGGTGATAATGCGTGGATGGCAGACTTACATAAACGGCTTATTCAATTAAGCCGCACATGATATCAGCTTGACATTAGGCGAACATCTCGGCAATCATTGCGAAAAGTAATATTTTGTCGTATCATTACGGTAAAGTAATGCGGCGCGAGAACAAAATTTGAGCTAATGGAGAGAAGGACCGTGACGGTAACCATTTATGATGTAGCAAGAGAAGCAGGCGTATCGATGGCCACGGTTTCACGGGTCGTAAACAACAACCCGAACGTAAAACCGCAGACGCGCAAAAAGGTATTTGAAGCGATCGAACGACTCGGCTATCGTCCGAATGCTGTAGCCCGCGGACTTGCAAGCAAGAAGACGACGACCGTAGGAGTGGTTATTCCCGACATTTCCAACGCTATCTTCGCTGAAGTTGCCCGGGGCATTGAAGATATAGCCAACATGTATCACTACAATATAATACTGTGTAATGCCGATAAGAAGAAGGACAAAGAGATTCGCGTCATTAATACGCTGCTGGAGAAGCAGGTCGACGGTCTCCTGTTTATGGGTGGAGCGGTGACGGACGAGCATCTGCAGGCATTCAAGACAGCCAATGTACCGATTGTGCTTTGTGCGACGACTGACGATAATGGTTCCATTCCATCAGTGGATATCGATCATGAAGGCGCCGCTTTCGACGCAGTACGGATGCTTATTGAGCAAGGACACCGGAAGATTGCCATGATCAGCGGAACGCTGCAGGATCCCGCCAACGGTTACGCGCGTTATCAAGGGTATAAGCGGGCGATTGAAGCCGCGGGCATTCCGTATGACGAGAACATGGTGCGTATCGGGAACTACCGGTATGAATCCGGCGTGGAAGCGATGAAATATTTCCTCGAATTGCAAGACCGCCCTACAGCGGTATTTTCAGCTACGGATGAGATGGCGATCGGCGCCATACACTGCATACAAGATTCAGGACTTAAGGTGCCGGGAGATATCTCTGTCATTAGCGTCGA
This is a stretch of genomic DNA from Paenibacillus sp. sptzw28. It encodes these proteins:
- the ccpA gene encoding catabolite control protein A, with the protein product MTVTIYDVAREAGVSMATVSRVVNNNPNVKPQTRKKVFEAIERLGYRPNAVARGLASKKTTTVGVVIPDISNAIFAEVARGIEDIANMYHYNIILCNADKKKDKEIRVINTLLEKQVDGLLFMGGAVTDEHLQAFKTANVPIVLCATTDDNGSIPSVDIDHEGAAFDAVRMLIEQGHRKIAMISGTLQDPANGYARYQGYKRAIEAAGIPYDENMVRIGNYRYESGVEAMKYFLELQDRPTAVFSATDEMAIGAIHCIQDSGLKVPGDISVISVDNSRMASMVRPQLTAVAQPMYDIGAVSMRLLTKLMKKESVEQGKVVLPHEIVTRQSVGSKE